The DNA region GCAGTGAGCACGCCCTCGGCGATCGCGAGCTTCATCAGTCGTTGGAAAGCGCTGTCAAAGCTGCTCTTTGCAAGCGGACCGCCCGTCTGGTTGACGAAGACCACACGATCCTTTGCCTGCATGGGCACTGGCATGCGCCGCGCGCCGAGGATCTCGTCTCGCCTGGCCTTCGCTGCGTCCCACGCCGCCCGGAGCCGCGGCGTCCACTCCACGATGTTGTCTCGCGAGCCCTTTCGGCGGTTGGTCATCAGTCCGTTGGGCAGCTCGGCATCATCGGCGAGGGTGATCACCTCGATGCCCCGCAGTCGGCACAGATACATGAGTTCGACGGCTGGCCACAGGTAAGGCGCCACGGCGCCCTCGCGGTGCGCCGTGTAGGCGCCCCGCGCCATGGCGAAACCGAGCAGGCTGGCCAGCGCGCGGTCATCGGGGAGGCGGCGCTGCTTCCGTTCGGTCGCCTGCTCGAGGCCGGCGCAGGGATTAATCTCGCAGTAGCCGCGGTTCTTCGCCCACCGGAACATGCGCCTTAGGTAGCGGAGCAGCGCGTTCGCCTTCGTCGGTGTGCCCTGGTCGGCGATTTTGTCGACGATCTTTTGCATCAGCGGCGCGGTCATGCCGCGCACGGCGAGCGTACCGAGCTTGCCGGCCGCCGTGGGGAAAGCGCTGGCGATCCGCTGGCACTTCTCGTATCCGGCCTGGGTGGATGGCGCGAGGCTCCGGAACTTCTCGCTGCCGGCGAACTGCTCCATGACGTAGTCCAGCGACCGGCGATCGATGCCGGATAGCTGCTCCATGACGCGGTGCAGGTCGGACATCAGCGCCGAGGCGTCGGCCACCTTCCGGCGTGACGCCTTCGCCCCGGGCAGGACCGTGTACCAGACCCGGTCACGTCGATCCCAGTAGCAGCCCTTCGGCAGCTTCGCCTGGTCGATGTGGTCCGGAATGGTGGCGTCCGGCCGCCGGGGACGTCCTCGGGGCATTTACACGATATCCGCTGAATAGGTTCGGTCGTTGGCAGCCGAGGATACCCCCAGCGCCTTGTTGATCGCCTCGAGCGTCGTCCACGGACCGTCGGCGCCGTCGGCTAGCGGGATGCCCTGATTGCTGGCCCAGCGTTTCAGCGCAGCCGACTGCGTCAGCCCGGATATGCGTCGCAGCTCGGCGGTGTCGATGATGTGGTGATTCACGGGTTGCCGGCCTCCGCGTGGTCGCGCACCATGGCGCCATTCATCAGGATGGGGAGTTTACGCATGGTCACGGCCACGAATACAACGATCTTGAAGGACGGCACGACGGTCACGTGGACGGCGGAGTACCGGATTGACGGGGAAAACGTGGTGCTGGAGTGGATTCGTGCCAGAACCCCGGACAACGAGTGGAATGTTCATTGGCAGGTCGGATCCACCATCTTCAAGGCTGTGGAGGGAGGCGAGGTAACGGGCGCGCTCCGGGCCTCGATCGACGACAAGATTGAGTCCAAGCATGCGGAGCGTCCTCTGGATAGGCGTCAACGTTGACCCTCCCCGTTATTCGCTATACCGATATCTGCCGGATATTCGGCATGCAGATGATCGCGCTCGGCACGGCCAGCATCGACACCTGCCGCATAGGCTTCGCGCGCCTCCCGCTCAGCGTCTTCCCGAAGGACGAGCGCGCGGCCCGGGCCGGGTTTGACGCTGGCGCGGCGATATCGGCCCTGCGTGTACAGCCGGGCGACCGTGGGCATGGAGCGTGAGAGGTCAGCCACGGGGCACCTCCGGCGCGGTTGCGTCCAGGAAGCGGATTGACCATGTCGGATGGTATAGACCCGGCTTGCAGTCGCCATCCATCAGGATTTTCAGGTACTGCTGGCGTGCGCCCACCACCGTCCCGTACCTCGGAGCCCCTATACCGCCTTCATAAGCGATGCGCGCGCCGCGACGCGCCGGCACGATGTAATTGCGCCTGATCCAGTCGAGGCTCACGGCTGCACCTCCGGCACGGAGCCAGGCAGCGGCGTGTCGAAGTGCAGAGCGTTCTTCGCCTCCTGCTTCGCACGGATTTTTGCCATGACCTCGGGCTGGTTGATGCGGTCCAGTTCGCGCTCGCCGTCAGCGTGCATGTCGAGCCCTGCGATCCAGCAGTAGCCGGCAAGGGTGACCATGACGCCACCGACTTCCTGCGAAGGCTCGCCTGCAGGGCGACTGAAGACGTAGTCCACCAGCGTGGCCACGCGTACGCGGTCGTAACCCTTCGACTGGAGCAGTTCGAGCACTTCCTCGAGCAGTCGATCGCCGCGCTCGGTCATGTTGCTGTAGAGGGACGGCAGGAAGCACTGGTCCATCCACATCGACACGCGAGCCTGGAAGGGCTCGGCCTGCTCCCGCTCGTCGGCCAGCGAGTAAAGCAGGGCGTCCATGAGTTCCTCGCGATGATGCTGGCGCCACTGTGCCGGCGTCAGGTCCGCCCGGTCGACGGTGGTCCCGTACTTGGCCAGGCCGACCTGCTCGCGCTGGCGGAACATGGCGATCAGCTGGGTGAGGGTGGCGCTGTCGGTGCTCATGCCTCACCACCCTTACCCGGAGCGGGCGCGGCGGCCCACAGATCCGCATAGGCGCCTTTGCGATCGAAGTCGCGCACGTCCGGATAGGGCCAGCCAGCATCCAGCATCGACTCGGTAGGCGTCTCCGGCACGAGCTTCCAACCATCCGGCACGCCCACGGGGCGCGGCATTGGCCCTACGGGGACATACCCAGGGAGGGGCCTAACGCTCTCTGTATGCCAGGCG from Luteibacter mycovicinus includes:
- a CDS encoding site-specific integrase — its product is MPRGRPRRPDATIPDHIDQAKLPKGCYWDRRDRVWYTVLPGAKASRRKVADASALMSDLHRVMEQLSGIDRRSLDYVMEQFAGSEKFRSLAPSTQAGYEKCQRIASAFPTAAGKLGTLAVRGMTAPLMQKIVDKIADQGTPTKANALLRYLRRMFRWAKNRGYCEINPCAGLEQATERKQRRLPDDRALASLLGFAMARGAYTAHREGAVAPYLWPAVELMYLCRLRGIEVITLADDAELPNGLMTNRRKGSRDNIVEWTPRLRAAWDAAKARRDEILGARRMPVPMQAKDRVVFVNQTGGPLAKSSFDSAFQRLMKLAIAEGVLTAEQRFGPHDLKRKGITDTKGTRGEKQQASGHKSQQMLDVYDFDVPVVGTSEKP